The following are encoded in a window of Sutcliffiella horikoshii genomic DNA:
- the parE gene encoding DNA topoisomerase IV subunit B, whose amino-acid sequence MFLLAKNTFEYNDDAIQVLEGLEAVRKRPGMYIGSTDSRGLHHLVYEILDNSVDEALGGYGDHIIVTIHKDNSISVKDKGRGMPTGMHKMGKPTPEVILTVLHAGGKFGQGGYKTSGGLHGVGASVVNALSEWLTVTIKRDGIVYEQRFENGGKPVTTLEKIGTTNQTGTTIHFKPDTTIFSTTTYNFETLCERLRESAFLLKGLKIELNDERNSVKEVFHYESGIEAFVTYLNEEKDSLHNVVSFEGAQNGIEIDFAFQFNDGYSETILSFVNNVRTKDGGTHEAGAKTAMTRIFNEYARKVNLLKEKDKNLDGSDIREGLSAIISVRIPEELLQFEGQTKGKLGTSEARSAVDSVVSEHLAYFLEENPETSSMLVKKSIKAFQAREAARKAREDARSGKKRKRSDAMLSGKLTPAQSRNPQKNEIYLVEGDSAGGSAKQGRDRRFQAVLPLRGKVINTEKAKLADIFKNEEINTIIHAIGGGVGPDFSVEDINYDKVVIMTDADTDGAHIQVLLLTFFYRYMKPLIEAGKVFIALPPLYKVSKGTGKKEVLEYAWSDEELKGAIQKIGRGYTIQRYKGLGEMNADQLWETTMNPDTRTLIRVRIDDAARAERRVTTLMGDKVEPRRKWIESHVAFGLEEDPNILENDNLLVATEEV is encoded by the coding sequence ATGTTTTTGTTGGCAAAAAATACGTTTGAATATAACGATGATGCGATACAGGTATTAGAAGGTCTCGAGGCTGTACGTAAACGTCCGGGTATGTATATTGGAAGTACGGACAGCAGAGGTCTTCATCACCTTGTATACGAAATCCTTGATAATTCCGTCGATGAAGCACTAGGCGGATACGGGGATCATATCATTGTGACGATACACAAAGATAACAGCATAAGCGTAAAGGATAAAGGCCGAGGTATGCCTACCGGAATGCATAAAATGGGAAAACCTACCCCCGAAGTAATTTTGACGGTATTACATGCAGGTGGAAAGTTTGGTCAAGGCGGATACAAAACGAGTGGAGGACTACATGGTGTAGGTGCATCCGTCGTAAATGCTTTATCCGAATGGTTGACGGTAACGATCAAGCGAGACGGTATTGTGTACGAGCAGCGTTTTGAAAATGGTGGGAAGCCAGTCACAACGCTAGAAAAGATTGGTACAACCAATCAAACAGGTACAACCATTCATTTTAAACCGGACACAACCATCTTTAGCACCACAACGTATAATTTTGAGACATTATGTGAGCGTCTACGTGAATCTGCCTTTTTATTAAAAGGTTTAAAAATAGAGCTGAATGATGAAAGGAATTCTGTTAAAGAGGTATTTCATTATGAGAGCGGCATTGAAGCATTTGTCACTTACCTTAATGAGGAGAAGGATTCGCTTCACAATGTCGTTTCCTTTGAAGGTGCCCAAAACGGGATTGAAATTGATTTTGCTTTTCAATTTAATGACGGGTATTCTGAAACCATTTTATCTTTTGTTAACAATGTTAGAACGAAAGATGGAGGTACACACGAAGCTGGTGCAAAAACGGCAATGACCCGTATTTTTAACGAATACGCAAGAAAAGTGAATCTTCTAAAGGAAAAAGATAAAAATTTGGATGGTTCTGATATTCGTGAAGGATTATCTGCAATTATTTCCGTTCGTATTCCAGAGGAACTCTTGCAGTTTGAAGGACAGACAAAAGGAAAACTTGGAACAAGTGAAGCCCGTTCTGCGGTAGATAGCGTGGTATCAGAACATCTCGCCTACTTCCTCGAGGAAAATCCGGAAACTAGTTCCATGCTCGTTAAAAAGTCCATTAAGGCTTTCCAAGCAAGAGAAGCGGCTAGAAAAGCAAGAGAAGATGCACGGAGCGGGAAAAAGAGAAAACGATCTGATGCGATGCTTAGTGGGAAATTGACTCCAGCACAATCCCGTAACCCTCAGAAAAATGAAATTTACCTGGTGGAGGGTGACTCTGCAGGTGGTTCCGCTAAACAAGGGCGTGATCGCCGTTTCCAAGCAGTTTTGCCACTACGAGGAAAAGTCATTAACACGGAAAAAGCAAAACTTGCAGATATCTTTAAAAATGAAGAGATCAATACGATTATCCATGCAATAGGCGGTGGAGTCGGACCGGACTTTTCAGTGGAAGACATTAACTACGATAAAGTGGTTATCATGACCGATGCCGATACAGATGGTGCACATATTCAAGTATTGCTATTGACCTTCTTTTATCGTTACATGAAGCCACTTATTGAAGCTGGTAAAGTGTTTATCGCACTTCCACCTCTTTACAAAGTAAGTAAAGGGACCGGGAAGAAAGAAGTATTAGAATACGCTTGGTCTGATGAAGAACTGAAGGGTGCCATCCAAAAGATTGGCCGTGGTTACACTATTCAGCGTTATAAAGGACTTGGAGAAATGAACGCAGATCAATTGTGGGAAACAACCATGAACCCGGATACTCGTACCCTAATACGCGTAAGAATCGACGATGCAGCCCGTGCTGAGCGTCGTGTAACCACACTAATGGGTGACAAAGTGGAACCAAGACGTAAATGGATTGAAAGCCATGTTGCTTTTGGATTGGAAGAAGATCCAAATATTTTAGAAAATGATAACTTGTTGGTCGCAACTGAGGAGGTATAA
- a CDS encoding winged helix-turn-helix transcriptional regulator encodes MKQYNIPVEAALEVIGGKWKVVILCHLIKSKRRTSELKRLMPTITQKMLTQQLRELESDGVVNRIIYNQVPPKVEYELTEYGWSLKPALDMLCAWGEHHIEKTSPNNELVN; translated from the coding sequence ATTAAGCAATACAATATTCCGGTGGAAGCTGCATTGGAAGTGATCGGTGGCAAGTGGAAAGTAGTCATCTTATGTCACCTAATAAAAAGTAAAAGACGGACAAGCGAACTTAAAAGACTAATGCCCACTATTACGCAAAAGATGCTCACACAACAACTTAGAGAACTGGAGTCTGATGGTGTTGTTAATCGCATTATTTATAATCAGGTTCCTCCTAAAGTGGAGTATGAATTAACCGAATACGGCTGGTCGCTGAAGCCTGCATTAGATATGCTTTGCGCATGGGGTGAACATCATATAGAGAAGACCTCACCAAATAACGAACTAGTAAATTAA
- a CDS encoding cupin domain-containing protein — MSKEMDYTSPSIQFFYDVNKSNAYTKDNQNYINVLGVKQLNTLSGTSLLDIFLDANNVIEPHYHQNATELVYCIKGSADISLFNPFTKQLLTYTVTPGQVVNIPQGWWHYEIARENKTHLLAIFNAPTPDVILGSDLLAFTPANVMAHTYCLDEKKWKETVKPVHPSTFIGPPQSCERKYQQIQTYYPRLQYPYYYYY; from the coding sequence ATGTCAAAAGAGATGGATTATACGTCCCCCTCTATACAATTTTTTTATGATGTCAATAAGAGTAATGCTTATACTAAGGATAATCAGAATTATATAAACGTTTTAGGTGTTAAACAGCTAAACACCTTGTCAGGAACATCATTATTGGACATATTTTTGGATGCCAATAACGTCATTGAACCTCACTATCATCAAAATGCTACCGAACTTGTGTATTGTATAAAAGGATCTGCTGATATTTCCTTGTTCAATCCTTTTACAAAACAACTTCTAACATATACTGTAACGCCGGGGCAGGTGGTCAATATCCCACAAGGCTGGTGGCATTATGAAATTGCAAGAGAAAACAAAACCCATTTACTTGCTATTTTCAATGCGCCCACTCCGGATGTTATATTAGGATCTGACTTATTGGCATTTACACCTGCCAATGTTATGGCCCATACTTATTGCTTGGATGAGAAGAAATGGAAAGAGACTGTGAAGCCAGTCCATCCTTCAACTTTTATTGGCCCCCCTCAATCTTGTGAACGTAAATATCAACAGATTCAAACTTATTACCCGCGTTTACAATATCCATATTATTACTATTATTAA
- a CDS encoding nucleoside deaminase, with translation MEKHLHEFFLHRAIDLALQNVQENGGPFGAVISRNNQIIAEGVNRVTSSHDPTAHAEVMAIRKACHSLQTFELRDCILYSSCEPCPMCLGAIYWARIPTVYFAADRKDAASIHFDDEFIYREVQLDPANRTLPFIQLPLVNSLQPFMNWSKKVDRTHY, from the coding sequence TTGGAAAAGCACTTGCATGAATTCTTTCTTCACCGGGCCATTGACTTGGCTCTTCAAAATGTTCAAGAAAATGGCGGTCCCTTTGGTGCTGTTATTTCAAGAAATAATCAAATTATTGCCGAAGGTGTCAACAGAGTGACCAGTAGTCACGATCCAACAGCACATGCTGAAGTGATGGCCATACGGAAGGCTTGTCATAGTTTACAAACCTTTGAGCTTAGAGATTGTATACTTTATAGCAGTTGTGAACCGTGTCCGATGTGTCTTGGTGCTATTTATTGGGCACGGATTCCCACCGTTTATTTTGCTGCAGATCGCAAAGACGCTGCCTCCATTCATTTTGATGATGAATTTATCTACCGTGAAGTTCAACTGGATCCTGCAAATCGAACCCTCCCTTTTATTCAACTCCCATTGGTCAACTCTTTGCAACCTTTCATGAACTGGAGTAAAAAAGTTGATCGGACTCATTATTAA
- a CDS encoding CoA-binding protein has translation MNIEIPSREEIGKILKKSKRIAVVGLSDNPARTSYMVSKAMQDAGYEIIPVNPTVDEVLGVKAVPTLKEVEGHIDIVNVFRRSEHLFGVAEEFLQIDADVYWAQLGLADEKTYELLKEKGYTVIMDRCIKVEHALTK, from the coding sequence ATGAATATTGAAATTCCTAGCAGAGAAGAGATCGGAAAGATATTGAAAAAGAGCAAGCGGATTGCTGTAGTCGGATTATCTGATAACCCTGCGCGTACATCTTATATGGTTTCAAAAGCAATGCAAGATGCAGGATATGAGATTATTCCAGTTAATCCTACTGTAGATGAAGTTCTTGGTGTGAAGGCTGTTCCAACATTAAAAGAAGTAGAAGGTCATATCGATATCGTAAATGTATTCCGTCGTTCTGAGCATTTATTTGGAGTTGCAGAAGAGTTCTTACAAATAGATGCAGACGTTTATTGGGCTCAACTCGGACTTGCAGATGAAAAAACTTATGAATTGTTGAAAGAAAAGGGCTATACTGTCATTATGGATCGATGCATTAAAGTGGAACACGCTTTAACAAAATAG
- the parC gene encoding DNA topoisomerase IV subunit A — MTQTEKFHDLPLEEVLGDRFGRYSKYIIQERALPDARDGLKPVQRRILYAMYAEGNVHDKPFRKSAKTVGNVIGNYHPHGDSSVYDAMVRMSQDWKVRNMLIEMHGNNGSIDGDPPAAMRYTEARLSPIASELLRDLDKKTVEFIPNFDDTSQEPVVLPAMYPNLLVNGSTGISAGYATDIPPHHLGEVIDATIMRIDNPSVTVDELMTVVKGPDFPTGGIIQGVEGIKKAYETGKGKIIVRGLAEVEDIRGGKQQIVITEVPYEVNKANLVKKIDELRYDKKVDGISEVRDETDRTGLRVVIELKKEADANGILNYLYKNTDLQITFNFNMVAIYKKRPTLMGLPHFLDAYIDHQKEVISNRSRFELNRAKERQHVVEGLMKALSILDEVIATIRASKDKRDAKDNLIAKFTFTEPQAEAIVSLQLYRLTNTDITALQAEADELAKKVAELEAILASEKKLFSVIKSDLKRVKKLYTNDRRSKIQDQIEEIKINLEVMIPSEDVIVTVTKDGYVKRTSLRSFSASNGQDFGMKETDRIISKLDINTTQTLLLFTNKGNYLYLPVHELPDIRWKDMGQHVANIVPIDRDESIIKAIPVSNFEDPNFLLFVTRNGMVKKTELSAYKAQRYSKPLMAVNLKGDDQVVDVHLTDGAQDIFLATRSGYGLWFTEDDINVVGARAAGVKGINLKDSDYVVSGLVFEKESKAMLFIATHRGAVKKLKITEFDKATRAKRGLVMLREVKNNPHQIAAVELVEPSSFIYVQTEKGTVEKLAAASYRNNDRYSNGSFVLDQQEAGDVVEMWVETEMEVEGKEK, encoded by the coding sequence ATGACACAGACAGAGAAATTTCACGACCTACCCCTAGAGGAAGTTTTAGGCGACCGATTTGGACGTTATAGTAAATACATCATCCAGGAGCGTGCATTACCAGATGCACGTGATGGACTTAAACCAGTACAAAGACGAATTTTATATGCCATGTACGCAGAAGGAAATGTGCATGATAAACCGTTCCGTAAATCTGCTAAAACAGTAGGTAACGTAATCGGTAACTATCATCCACATGGTGATTCGTCTGTATACGATGCAATGGTTCGTATGAGTCAGGACTGGAAGGTACGTAATATGCTTATCGAGATGCATGGTAACAACGGTAGCATTGATGGCGACCCTCCAGCGGCCATGCGTTATACGGAAGCAAGATTATCACCAATTGCTTCCGAGCTTTTACGTGATCTTGATAAAAAAACCGTAGAATTTATTCCTAACTTTGATGATACTTCCCAGGAACCGGTTGTTCTGCCTGCTATGTATCCAAATCTATTAGTGAATGGTTCAACAGGAATATCTGCAGGATATGCAACGGACATCCCTCCGCATCACCTTGGAGAAGTCATTGATGCAACCATCATGCGCATCGATAACCCTTCAGTGACAGTAGATGAGCTAATGACAGTGGTCAAAGGACCAGATTTCCCTACTGGCGGTATCATTCAAGGAGTAGAAGGAATCAAGAAAGCTTACGAAACTGGAAAAGGCAAGATCATCGTGCGAGGGTTAGCTGAAGTGGAAGATATCCGCGGCGGGAAGCAACAGATTGTTATCACAGAGGTTCCATATGAAGTAAACAAAGCAAATCTCGTTAAAAAAATTGATGAACTGCGCTATGACAAAAAGGTGGATGGTATTTCAGAGGTACGTGATGAAACCGACCGTACAGGACTGCGAGTTGTAATCGAACTGAAAAAAGAAGCAGATGCAAATGGAATTTTAAATTACCTTTATAAAAATACCGATCTGCAAATCACATTCAACTTCAACATGGTTGCCATCTATAAAAAACGTCCAACATTAATGGGATTGCCTCACTTTTTAGATGCGTACATAGATCACCAAAAAGAAGTGATTTCAAATCGTTCACGTTTTGAGTTGAACAGAGCAAAAGAACGCCAGCATGTTGTAGAAGGCTTAATGAAAGCACTCTCTATCTTAGACGAAGTAATTGCTACAATCCGTGCTTCCAAAGATAAACGCGACGCGAAAGATAACTTGATTGCCAAGTTCACTTTTACAGAGCCGCAAGCGGAAGCCATCGTTTCCTTGCAGTTATACCGTTTAACTAACACAGATATCACGGCATTGCAGGCTGAAGCGGATGAACTTGCTAAGAAAGTTGCTGAATTAGAAGCAATTCTAGCAAGCGAGAAAAAGCTGTTTTCTGTCATAAAGTCAGATTTAAAACGTGTAAAGAAACTCTATACAAATGATCGCCGTTCTAAAATCCAAGATCAAATCGAAGAGATTAAGATCAACTTGGAAGTAATGATTCCTTCAGAAGACGTCATCGTTACCGTTACAAAAGACGGTTACGTCAAGCGTACAAGCTTACGTTCTTTCTCTGCTTCAAATGGTCAGGATTTCGGTATGAAAGAAACCGATAGAATCATCTCTAAGTTGGACATTAATACAACTCAAACGTTGCTATTGTTCACGAACAAAGGGAATTATCTGTACTTACCAGTCCATGAACTCCCTGATATCCGCTGGAAGGACATGGGCCAGCACGTTGCAAACATAGTTCCAATAGACCGAGATGAGTCAATTATAAAAGCAATACCTGTCAGCAATTTCGAGGACCCTAACTTCTTGTTGTTCGTAACGCGCAACGGAATGGTCAAGAAGACGGAATTGAGTGCATACAAAGCACAACGCTACTCCAAACCATTAATGGCTGTTAACCTTAAAGGTGATGACCAGGTAGTCGATGTTCATCTCACAGACGGCGCTCAGGATATCTTCTTGGCGACGAGAAGTGGATATGGTCTTTGGTTTACCGAAGATGACATTAATGTCGTCGGTGCCCGTGCAGCTGGGGTGAAGGGCATAAACTTGAAAGATAGTGATTATGTTGTGAGCGGCTTAGTATTTGAGAAAGAATCAAAGGCTATGTTGTTCATCGCCACCCATCGCGGTGCCGTGAAAAAATTAAAAATTACTGAGTTTGATAAGGCCACTCGTGCTAAACGCGGGCTTGTTATGCTTCGCGAAGTGAAAAATAATCCACATCAGATTGCAGCAGTCGAACTTGTGGAGCCTTCAAGTTTCATATATGTTCAAACAGAAAAAGGTACGGTGGAGAAACTAGCAGCCGCATCTTACCGTAACAATGACCGCTATTCCAACGGATCCTTCGTCCTGGACCAACAGGAAGCAGGAGATGTAGTGGAAATGTGGGTGGAGACGGAAATGGAAGTAGAAGGTAAGGAAAAATAG
- a CDS encoding LAGLIDADG family homing endonuclease has product MKWNLIGEYKNGVHFLNINSKIIKDDLMNIHGLTPNKSKTVEFPYVPKVYMHHFVRGYFDGDGSIYKKGNMINFVGASYSFILDFRDILDDKGFDPIIKSKDNHFRIYISGKKTIKQFGDWIYNDKKLYLKRKFDIYNKEKLPAEQLINKAPRKPTKQRVFLKELDFHNSIEKARIHANITIDQLENWIKTDARFASIHYKTNV; this is encoded by the coding sequence ATGAAATGGAATCTAATTGGGGAATATAAAAATGGTGTACATTTCCTTAATATAAACAGCAAAATTATTAAAGATGACCTGATGAATATCCATGGCTTAACACCAAACAAATCTAAAACCGTCGAATTCCCTTATGTACCAAAAGTATATATGCATCATTTTGTAAGAGGTTATTTTGATGGGGATGGTAGTATATATAAAAAAGGAAATATGATAAACTTTGTTGGAGCTTCATATTCCTTTATTTTAGATTTTAGAGATATACTCGACGACAAAGGATTCGACCCAATAATTAAAAGCAAAGATAATCACTTCAGGATTTACATAAGCGGCAAAAAGACCATAAAACAGTTTGGCGACTGGATATACAATGATAAGAAATTATATCTAAAAAGAAAATTTGATATTTACAATAAAGAAAAGTTACCAGCTGAACAGTTAATAAATAAAGCTCCAAGAAAACCGACTAAGCAAAGAGTATTCCTTAAAGAGTTAGACTTTCACAATTCCATAGAAAAAGCACGTATACATGCAAATATTACTATTGACCAGTTGGAAAACTGGATAAAGACTGATGCTCGGTTTGCTAGTATTCATTATAAAACAAATGTATAA
- a CDS encoding DUF2512 family protein, which translates to MKHFMPLLIKFIVSFLILSFFLNQFAEISFLDILLTTVLLITFSYFVVDDMVLPRTNYTFAAVFDFVFNFAVIAFMVYILTNLSGGFLLPSAIAAFTITVFEVFFHLYLVKSVFPDHPRKKSKREAQRMELQTEFSEELSVHEKKKRED; encoded by the coding sequence ATGAAACATTTTATGCCACTATTGATAAAGTTCATCGTCAGTTTTCTAATCCTATCCTTTTTCTTGAATCAGTTTGCTGAAATCTCTTTCCTAGATATCCTTTTGACAACCGTTCTCCTAATTACTTTTTCGTATTTTGTAGTGGATGATATGGTGTTGCCGCGAACAAATTATACATTTGCTGCTGTATTTGACTTTGTATTTAACTTTGCCGTTATCGCTTTTATGGTATATATTCTGACCAATCTAAGTGGCGGATTCTTGTTACCATCTGCAATTGCAGCATTTACCATCACTGTTTTCGAAGTGTTTTTCCATCTGTACCTTGTCAAAAGTGTTTTCCCGGATCATCCGAGAAAGAAATCGAAAAGGGAAGCTCAACGAATGGAACTACAAACAGAGTTCTCAGAAGAATTAAGTGTTCATGAAAAGAAGAAAAGAGAGGACTAA
- a CDS encoding ABC transporter permease encodes MWKQRFSNTGSLIFFILKRDKIRIPIWLISITLMTLLTATSFAGLYANEQERQAIAETMKNPAMTAMLGKGYGLENYTEGPMMAHQMLLFTAIVVAIMSIMLVTRHTRNDEEEGRVELIRSLPVGRLSTVTATLVVMIATNVLLSLMIAVSLFSLGIESIDLYGSILYGAALGSTGIFFTGITLLFAQLSSNSRGTIGLSFTLLALSYLIRAVGDVSNEALSWVSPLGWILGSEVYVNNYWWPIFLTLVSSVFIALTALYLNALRDLGSGFISTKPGKRHASRFLNSPFGLAFRLQRTGIIAWAIGMFILGVSYGSVLGDLESFFSSNEMMAEMLPPVEGYTLTEQFMTMLMAIISMLCTIPPIMFLLKLKGEEKRGQLEPILSKSVSRYKLLGSYMLLSLIFGFIMLTLAILGLWVAADSVMDDPISLQSFLKAGLVYLPALWIMTGIGVATIGLKPKLTGLTWLVLGYSFFVVYLGGMLKLPEWMANLSPYGHIPQIPVEEISYFSLTFLSLIAIVLMIFGFIGFRNRDIAG; translated from the coding sequence ATGTGGAAGCAACGTTTTAGTAATACTGGTAGCCTTATATTTTTCATTTTGAAGAGGGATAAAATTCGTATTCCAATTTGGCTAATATCCATTACATTAATGACTTTATTAACGGCCACTTCATTTGCTGGTTTGTATGCAAATGAACAGGAAAGGCAAGCAATAGCTGAAACGATGAAAAATCCTGCCATGACGGCTATGCTCGGCAAGGGATATGGGTTGGAGAACTATACAGAAGGTCCGATGATGGCGCATCAAATGCTATTATTTACAGCCATTGTGGTTGCTATTATGAGTATCATGCTCGTCACTCGTCATACAAGAAATGATGAGGAGGAAGGACGTGTGGAGTTAATACGCTCTTTGCCTGTTGGTCGTTTAAGTACTGTTACTGCAACACTAGTCGTGATGATAGCTACAAATGTATTATTGAGCCTTATGATTGCCGTTAGTTTATTTTCATTGGGAATTGAAAGTATCGATTTATATGGTTCCATTCTGTACGGTGCCGCACTAGGCTCAACAGGGATATTTTTCACGGGCATTACCCTTCTTTTTGCACAGCTTTCCTCCAATTCACGGGGAACTATTGGTTTGTCTTTTACACTCCTAGCATTATCATACTTAATTCGCGCGGTAGGGGATGTAAGTAATGAAGCTTTGTCGTGGGTGTCCCCACTTGGTTGGATATTGGGGTCGGAGGTTTATGTGAACAACTATTGGTGGCCGATTTTTCTTACACTCGTTAGTTCCGTTTTCATTGCACTGACTGCACTGTACTTAAATGCGCTACGTGATCTTGGGTCTGGATTCATTTCAACAAAGCCAGGTAAAAGACATGCATCTCGTTTTTTGAATAGTCCTTTCGGGTTAGCATTCAGGCTCCAACGGACAGGAATCATCGCTTGGGCGATCGGAATGTTTATCTTAGGTGTGTCGTATGGTTCAGTGCTTGGGGATCTGGAGTCTTTCTTTTCAAGTAATGAAATGATGGCTGAAATGTTACCACCAGTCGAAGGATACACGTTAACCGAACAGTTTATGACCATGCTAATGGCTATAATATCTATGCTTTGTACAATTCCACCCATCATGTTTCTTCTAAAACTAAAAGGAGAGGAGAAAAGGGGGCAACTGGAGCCGATTCTATCGAAAAGCGTGTCAAGATATAAGCTACTGGGAAGTTACATGCTGTTGTCTCTCATCTTTGGCTTTATTATGCTTACCTTGGCTATTTTAGGATTGTGGGTGGCAGCAGATTCAGTCATGGACGATCCTATATCATTACAGTCGTTTTTAAAGGCAGGTCTTGTCTATTTGCCCGCTTTATGGATCATGACTGGAATTGGGGTTGCCACAATTGGATTAAAACCTAAACTGACAGGCCTTACTTGGCTTGTACTGGGCTATTCGTTTTTTGTTGTTTATCTTGGTGGCATGCTCAAGTTACCTGAATGGATGGCAAATTTATCTCCATATGGACACATTCCGCAAATACCAGTGGAAGAAATCAGTTATTTTTCCCTGACTTTTCTATCGCTGATTGCCATTGTTTTGATGATATTTGGATTTATAGGATTCCGCAATCGTGATATTGCAGGATAA
- a CDS encoding cysteine hydrolase family protein: MKPVLLVVDVQKGFDDPAWGQRNNPDAEDRMLELMKTWRQKDFPIIHVQHVSQDPNSKLHPSNPGFALKPGFEPMEDEYFIRKNVNSCFIGTQLDSYLKKNGYQTLFVIGLTSNHCVSTTVRMAGNLGYRTYVCSDATAAYEAVSFDGLKLSAEDVHRHALSALHKEFAEVTTSKEIVKLIQQQTIKN; the protein is encoded by the coding sequence ATGAAACCAGTATTGCTAGTTGTAGATGTTCAAAAAGGTTTTGACGATCCAGCATGGGGGCAACGCAACAACCCAGATGCAGAAGATAGAATGCTAGAACTTATGAAGACTTGGAGACAAAAAGATTTCCCTATTATTCACGTTCAACACGTTTCTCAAGACCCAAATTCAAAACTTCATCCTAGCAACCCTGGATTTGCTTTAAAGCCGGGGTTTGAACCGATGGAAGACGAATATTTTATCCGAAAAAATGTGAACAGTTGTTTTATCGGAACACAATTAGACAGTTATCTAAAGAAAAATGGCTATCAAACCCTGTTTGTTATTGGATTAACCTCCAATCATTGCGTATCGACTACAGTAAGAATGGCTGGAAATCTCGGGTACAGAACGTACGTTTGTAGCGACGCAACTGCAGCATATGAGGCTGTATCCTTTGACGGTTTAAAGCTATCAGCAGAAGATGTACATCGCCACGCCTTATCTGCATTACATAAAGAATTTGCGGAGGTTACTACATCAAAAGAAATAGTGAAATTGATTCAACAGCAAACAATAAAGAATTAA
- a CDS encoding LAGLIDADG family homing endonuclease, producing the protein MPSRKITLDLPEIIKMYNDGMSTTEIAIVGNVSSRRITQILKKNNVELRPRGHWKRKYQINEDFFKCWSPNMAYILGFFLADGVVSGEAQTVSIAQKEFEILDQIRHEMESNWGI; encoded by the coding sequence ATGCCAAGTAGAAAAATCACCTTAGACCTCCCGGAAATTATTAAAATGTATAATGATGGTATGAGTACCACTGAGATTGCAATTGTGGGTAATGTATCAAGTCGAAGAATTACACAAATTCTTAAGAAAAATAATGTGGAACTGCGACCAAGGGGGCATTGGAAAAGGAAGTATCAAATAAATGAGGATTTTTTCAAGTGCTGGTCACCAAACATGGCATATATATTGGGATTTTTCTTAGCTGATGGAGTTGTAAGTGGAGAAGCACAAACAGTAAGTATTGCTCAAAAAGAGTTTGAGATTCTTGATCAAATACGGCATGAAATGGAATCTAATTGGGGAATATAA